A stretch of DNA from Tautonia rosea:
CCTGGCTGCGGACAGCGGCCAGAGCAGCATCGTAGAGCTGCAACGACGCAGCCTGCTGGGCCAGATCGATCTGGGCTCGCAGGTCTTCCGCCTCGGCACCGGCACCGGCGGCAACGGCCTGGTCCACCGCCTCGCGAGCGGCAGCAAAGTTGCCGCCGGCCATCAGGGCGTTGGCCCGATCCATCGCGGCCGAAGCCGCATCAACCGCCGGAGTGTCTCCCACGACGACCGCTTCACCGGCTGGTTCGTCGAAGGTCGGCAACGCGTCGATCGGGGCCGGGGCAGCCTCGGCGAAGGGGTCGAAGCCGAGGGCGTCCTCGCCCGCAACGTTCTGCACAACCCTGACGTTCGGATCGCTGGCGAACGGAGCCCCCTGGCCCTGAGCCAGTTCAATGTCGTGGAGGACCGCTTCCGCACGGTCGGCGTCGAGAGTCGGAACGACGTTCAGAGACAGTGCCTTGCGGGCCTTCTTCGCGGCCTCGTCGGTCTGACCTTGCTGCAGCAATGCCCGGGCCTCAGAGACGAGCAGGTCGTAGGTCGACTGATCGTTCTGGTCACCGCCATTTTGGCGAGACCGCAAGACTCGGGCCGCAGAAGCAACCTTCTCCGGGCTGTCTTCGAAAATCCCGAAGCTCAGGTTCCAGGTCTCGACCTCCATGGCAATGGCCTGGGCGCGATCGTAATCGCCTCGGCTGAGGGCCTCGCGGGCTTCCTCAAGCTTCAGCTTCGCCGCGGCCTTGGCAGCCTTCGGGTCGTCGACCGGAAGGGTCGAATCCGCGACGGTGGCGGCCCCTTCTGCCGGTCGAACCTTGTCCAGTTCTTTCTGGAGCTTGTTGGGGCTCAGGTCGTCGAACAGCCCCCACTTGACGTCCATGCTCCGGGCCTTGTCGAGCTTCGCCTGGGCGGCGTCGTACTCGCCCCGGGCGAGGTCCTCGCGGGCCGACACAAGCAGCCAGCGGGCCGTCGACTTGGAATCGGTCGCATAGTCGCGGCCGATCGGCTCGGAACCCGGCTCGGTCGCCTGGACTGCGCCAGGAGCCGGTGCCGGAGTCGGCGCGGCCGCCAGTCCCGAAGCCGGGGCCGGCTTGGTCGCGAGCGAATCCATGGCCTGAAGGTACTCGTCGAGCCGGCTGCGTTCGGACTCCGAGAGTCCGTCCCGATAATCGTGAGCGGCCTTCAGATACTGGGCCGCAAGATCATAGTCACCCTGGTTGAACAGATTTGCTCCCGCCCGCAGGTACTCGACCGGCGGCACCGGAGACGGTGGACGATTGACCGGGGCGGACGATGGTACGCCCCCCTGGTAGGCCCCTTCCGTGGCGGCCGACCAGGCCCCGATGCTCATCATCAGGATCGTGAGAGTTCTGAGCCTTCCCAACGCGACCTCCTTTCGCCGCGGGCGGAGACGACCGCCGACTTCCCTGGCGGCGGTCCTTACGTGGCCTCCGACGCGGGGCATTTGAAGACCGCCGAAATCCCATGACCGGGCCGCCTCGCTGTGGAGGACTGCCCGACCGGGAAGGACCCGGCGGCTGCACCCTGCTCCGATCCGGCTGCGATGGGTCTTGCCGAGGTGTGGTACGACCGGCGATGGCCGAGACAGGGACTGACGAGACGGTGTGCTACCGAAAAGCAACCGCTCGGTCAACCCCGACGGCCGCGGCAACCAAGCCGCGCCTCGCCATGCCCCGCCCTCGCCTCAACCTCGACCTCCTCCCCGGACCGATCACCCACCGACACCGGTTCCGGCTCCTCGAGGCCCATGCCCCTCGGCGACGTTCCCCTTTTGCCTGTGTGCCCCGCATCAACGCGACGGATGCGAACCGGGCACGCAGGATTCGGCGGTGTTCTGACTGTAGGGATCGTGACAATCGCCCGGAATCTTCAGTTCATTCCGGAAAAAAGGTCAACCCGCTTCAAAAATCGATCCCTCAGGACGTCTCCTCGCCCGCGAAACCCGACCGCATTGACCATCCCAGGACGCCCAACCTGGCTTGAATTCAGGGGTTTGTTCCCACACAATCGCGACAAAAAGCCAGGAAATGCGTCCCAATCTCTGCCTTGCGACCCCCAACTGAGCCAGGAGACTCGACGTTGGAAGACCACGCCGATGATCGCCGCATGATCTGCGACCAATGCAAGGGAGGCTCGCTGGCCCACCCTGAAGGGCCCAGGTCGTCCGTCCTGGGACGTGGGTGCTAAATTGCTCACCATCCTGCACGCAATGATGGGGGAACTGAGGACACTCATTTTTTCTTCGAGTCGCGCGGCACCCCCTCGGTCTGGCTCGATCGCTCCGAGAACGACCATTCGCACTCCTTCTCCCCCGATTCGGCCGGTTGATCCTTGCCCAGGCGGTCGTCGCTCAACCTCGAACCGTCGTCGCGAGCGAGGAGGAGTCCTGCACCACGTCCGATGAGCGCGGTCCGACCGGTTTCCGAGTCCCACCTGCTTGCGGCCAGGGCCAGTTCCCTCGCAATTCCGCTTCGAGGGTGAAACTCAGGAAGGTTCGAATCAACACGACCACGGCCAGCACCGTGATCGACTCGAACGTCAGATCAACGGCCACCGTGTGGATGATGTCTGCCGCGATGAGAAACTCCAGTCCCAGGAGAATCCCTTTACCAAGATGCTGGCGCACCTCAGCCATCATGCGTTCATAGGAATTTTCCTTGACGACGAGGAAGATCCCGCGCAGCACCACCTGAATCGCAATTCCGGTGATGATCACGATGCCGATCATCTCGACGATCGCCGCACACCACTTGGCGACCGGTTGAATCATCTCGGTCATGGACGGACTCCATGAGTTGACGAACAGTAATTTGTGAGATTCAGGATGTCTCTACGAACGAGTGTTCTTCGCGGAATCTTGCCGCAACTGCGAGACTCCTTCGCCCCTCGGTGATGACCTGGAAGTCCTCCGCTCCGCCCTGCGATGCAACAGGGCACAACGAGTGGAGGGCCTTCGTGTCAGGGGCGAATCGTTACCGTTGCAAGATCGCTGACAATCCCCTTGCCTTCGGGAGACGATTCGGGGCGACCCAGGCTCAACGCGATCCGAGCCGAGCGATTGGCGTCGAGCAACGACTCGGGAATCGAGATGCGCAGGGGTGATCGACCGGCGGCATTTCGGTCGAGCTGGTGGGAAAAATGCTCCCCTCGGGGGCCGAAGACGTTGACCCACCAGTCGGAACCGACAACCGGCTGCGGGCCATCCCATCGCACCGCGACCGGAATCTCGACGAATCTGCGTCCCAGCACTGACGTGATCCGGGGAGGTCCAGAGGGAACCCCGATCCGGGCGAGCTGTCCTTCCGGGATGGTGGGCGTGACCATCGCGTCCTCGACTGCGGCCAGCCACCAGAACCGATCCAGGTGCTCGACGGCTCGGCGGCGGTCACTCGGTTCGGGCACCAGACCCGAGAGGGTCGCTTGCGCGCGGTCAGGATCGAACGAAACCACCACATCGGCCAAATTTGGGTCGTCCGCCAGTACCCGTCGAATTAGGTCCGCGCCCGCTTCGGCGTCGAGGTCGAACGCCGGTCGAAGCCCCACATACGGGTCGGGACCAAGGTCCTCGGGATCGTCGATCATCGTGGGGGCGAGTGCCTCATCGGGGTCGCTTCGGAAATGGCCTCCCACACGGGCGAAGACCGAGCCGCTGGCAGGAGATCGGACCCACTCCTCAACGTTTCCGAAGGTGTGTGACAGGCCCCACGGGTTCGCCTCGTATCCGGGAGTGGAGGCGGGAACGGTCGTATCGCTGGCTTCGCCGGGTTCGGGGCCGAAGAAATTGGCTCCCTGCGGAAACTCAGGGCGGTCTCCCCACCAGAACCCCGTCGAGCGGCCCGCTCGGGCGGCGCGTTGCCACTCGTCAATCGAGGGAAATCGGTACGACAGGCCCGACGAATCGGCATCGCTCAGGGCTTCGAGGTAGGCCTCGGCTCGTCGAGGGGTCAGGTTTACCGCCGGCTGGTCGGGAGCGTCGAGAAGGAACTCGTCGGATCGGCCCGCATTGGGATCATGATCGGGCAATCGCGCCGCGACCTGGAGATTGGTGGCCTCGGTCGAGGCGAGGAACAGCCCAGGAGCTTCAGGACTTGAGACGATCCTAGCGAACCGCCAGCCGTCCGGCCCCGGTTTGGGCAAGAGCTGCGCGCCTTGCTCCGTGGGATCGAGCGCTCGACCTCGGCTGAACGGACCAACGGGCCGCCGACTCGAAGAAGCGGTGGTGGTCGGAAATTGGTCGATCGTTCCGGAAAGTGATTCTCCAAAAGGAGTTCCGCTCGCCGCGTCGACGAGCCTCGCCTCGATTCGGACCTGCTTCGGCAACCGGTTGCGGACCGCCTGCGCGGGGATCTGAACGGTAATCACCGACATACCAGGACCTTCCGAGGGCCGCATCGGCCGACGTTCGACCTGTCCATCCGGCAGCCTGACCTGGACCGCGTACCGAGCGCGTTGCCTTGGGGCC
This window harbors:
- a CDS encoding SUMF1/EgtB/PvdO family nonheme iron enzyme, with amino-acid sequence MLQPLRKTVPALLAKLALFVPVASGASQLDSQEVASLSRWLGPASLVSNPGPGETLYLLRASVKWSDLAPRQRARYAVQVRLPDGQVERRPMRPSEGPGMSVITVQIPAQAVRNRLPKQVRIEARLVDAASGTPFGESLSGTIDQFPTTTASSSRRPVGPFSRGRALDPTEQGAQLLPKPGPDGWRFARIVSSPEAPGLFLASTEATNLQVAARLPDHDPNAGRSDEFLLDAPDQPAVNLTPRRAEAYLEALSDADSSGLSYRFPSIDEWQRAARAGRSTGFWWGDRPEFPQGANFFGPEPGEASDTTVPASTPGYEANPWGLSHTFGNVEEWVRSPASGSVFARVGGHFRSDPDEALAPTMIDDPEDLGPDPYVGLRPAFDLDAEAGADLIRRVLADDPNLADVVVSFDPDRAQATLSGLVPEPSDRRRAVEHLDRFWWLAAVEDAMVTPTIPEGQLARIGVPSGPPRITSVLGRRFVEIPVAVRWDGPQPVVGSDWWVNVFGPRGEHFSHQLDRNAAGRSPLRISIPESLLDANRSARIALSLGRPESSPEGKGIVSDLATVTIRP
- a CDS encoding DUF1622 domain-containing protein is translated as MTEMIQPVAKWCAAIVEMIGIVIITGIAIQVVLRGIFLVVKENSYERMMAEVRQHLGKGILLGLEFLIAADIIHTVAVDLTFESITVLAVVVLIRTFLSFTLEAELRGNWPWPQAGGTRKPVGPRSSDVVQDSSSLATTVRG